TGTTGCAAATTAATCCGTTAGGGTGACACAGGTCCACAAGGGTTATGACagaaaaataactttaaaattcATAGGTTAATTTGTTCTTAATGTAAGTTGACATGTCTGGAAGCGAGCAAATTTCAGGAAAGTTTATTATCAGGCAATGAAATTTCTGTTTAGAATTTCAAATGAGGTAGTCTATTACTTTTTAAATCAAATGGCATGTCATATTCCAAATTACTTCATTTTCAACTGAATTGGTGTATAATGGGAGCTAGAGGTTGCGAACTATGCCATaacatgaaaatatttacaagacTTACCCATACTGTAATAAACTTACAGCAGCATCTTCAAGGAAAATGATGCCTTGGAGACATGCAAAACACTTTTGCGTTAATATTATGAGCATCAGTGCGTGTAATGTCAAACTTTGTATTAAATCTCATTTGATGGTATTAAATATCAAGGGAGAAGGCGGGTATTAAAAATCAAACGTTGGTGATTACTCATTTTGCCTCATTTTGTCTATGCAAACTGAATTCAGAGTTGCTGTTACAGTCTCACTTTATGAGGTTTCTATATCAGTCTTCGAATCAGATGTACAAATCAAATTTTCAACACGAAATGaaagttaatacatgtataaggaCAATGTTTGCTCTTGTGTTGGATATGAAAACTGTGAACCGATAATTAAAATCTATTCTGTCACATTTCTTCTATTTGCtattaattttgatttcccAAAGAAGAAAATGAATTTTTGGAGAGTCTCCAATGATAAGCTTTGAAATTTCTGCATTTGTCCATATATTCCAGCCATTACAATATTTCGCCACATTAGAATTCATAGTGTAACCTCCATACTGGACAGGTGGGGCTTTCTCTGACTTTTACTGTATTCATGGCTTTGTCATGTCCATCCTggtcaccatagcaacagagTTGTACAGTCGATGGAAGGTGTAATTGGGAGAGTAGGGGAATGAAGCAAACTTCTATCAGCATTAATCTTGTAGCTTTGACAGCATGATCTATAGAATCATAATGGCATTGCAAATCAGGACCATGGCTGGAAGGTGCAAGACATTAAACAACTCAGATCACAGGAACAGCTTGACGCTTGTACATAATTTGTTATTGCTTCTCACTCTATCTCTTCTGTGTTCAATGTTTTGGGAGTATACAAACTTTGTCTTGTCTCAAATCCGTCTTCAAAGTTTTAGGATCATATTTTGATGTGGACAtatttttccatgtttttttttaactctgATTATTTGACGTGGTAAAATGGATCGCGTAAATCTAGCAATAAAAATTGAAACATGTAAACTCTAAAGAGATTTAAGTATAGTTTCACTGGAGATCCTCTCCTCCCTGGAGAAAGCATGAGATGTATGTAGGATTCtgacccccccaccccccggaGAGAGGATAAATTGTACCTAGGACTCTGACCAGGGTCTTAACAGTCAGGGTCAGAGTTCGTAAGACAGCTATATGGTTGGTCAGAAACGAAACTGAAAAATAGCTCTCTTGAAtagttatatgtaaattttatgttgCATGTAGTGTTTTGATCAGGGTCATAGAAGTTAGGGTGAGAGGTCATGACACAGACATGTGGTTGGTCAGGAAAAACAGCTCCCCTGAATAATatctatatgtaaatttgatggCATGACTTGTATTTGTGATGTAATGTCTAGACCCACTACCAGTAATTGGTAGTATTCCACAGTAGTAGAAAATGTCAACTAATGTAACAGACAGGATACCGAGATTTTCCTGAGGAAAGCTCTTACCATGGGGTCAATAAGTACAATTATAAAACTAAAATGAAGGCCATCTCTTTGAATGGAAGCCATGGAGAAAATTACAGTTCATGTTAAAGCTGGCTAATTTGACCTCATTCACTGGATCTGTCATTAAGGAGGATTGAAGGAACATTAAGATTTGTTAGTGTCACATCCCTGAAGACTGCCTTATCTGATCGTAGTTGTCATTATTTCGCCAATGCATAACTGCAAATCTTCACATGTTAATCCATGTTTTCATCCAATTTACCCCCATTACTCTGTAAATTTGATATTCACCTCGcatcaaatgtaataatatagCCACCAAGTTAATTCCAGTTGAATCCAACATTTACATTGTTACAAACTTCCCCTGCCTGTGTGGTACCTCAAGTCAATTTTGGTTGGTTTCAATCAggcttttaaaataaaaaaacaagatGATGAATGTGAAAAGAAAATCTTGCATGAGCACATTGATTATATTGAcaggcatatttgcatgcaATGAAAAGAAACCACAAGGGGGGagagaaaatgaaatgttcagTTGACCTTTATGCAATGTATGTCTTATTTACTGCAACACTGACGGAATAAAGTGAAACCTTTGTATTCCTAGGTGAATTAACGTTTTCACTTGTTCATGAAAGGTGCTATTATTTAAGCCTGTTTACCAACTCCTGTTATTAGATCAGATTGGAACACATAGTAGACATTGGTATACAAAAGAATTCTCCATGGGCATCCCTGTTGGTCGCAAAATTCTTAGCCTTTTGTTGTGGTACAATGTTTAGAATGTCAAGTGAATCAGTCAAATTCAAAGCAGACAAGATTTCATGCAAGGCAGAGTACTCAAGTTTCAATGCATTTTGTGAAAGTGCATGAGGATTAGATAACTTTTagttaattttgtttacaaaggTAAACCTTGAGCAAATTTTTTGGGCGAGGTTTACAAAGAGGAAAATTTAAAGTTTTCCGTTTTAAGGGTAACAACAAATCTAAGAATATATGAAGGAGAAATATGCATTCAATACCTATTCAAAGACaagaattttttgtttttataaacagGAGATGTTCAAAATGGTGGCTAACATTGTTCTTCTTGTTTACTGAATTCTGTCATCTGTGAATTGCTACCTATGTACATATTGTGCTGGTTTATGATGGTTTTTCCTATATTCAATGTTGATAGACAGTACAGTCAGTCTGACAGTATGAAGTCAAAATGCAGAATGTAGGTGTTTGTGTGTGCAGCATTCTGTATTTGTTAGTTTTGAGAGTGTATACATTACAGTGTCTTAATGcttttaaaggcccatgtttcaatcctgggttCTTTCATTAGTGTTAACTTATCAGTGGAGCAGTAGGATCATTCATTTATTCTAGCCCAACTTTTTCATTGGCTCTGCCAAACAATCAACTTCCAAACCAAGATATTAATCCTAATCCATCCGAAATGGACCTCTAAGTTATCTACAGCTGTATTGTTGACTGCATTTTAAATTAgattctttctttttatttgttgcAGGTTCTagaaatgaagaaaataatgaTACATTACAAAGTGAGGACAGTGACGACGAGAGTATCGGTGATGTCCATGTCTGTGGCAGATGTCGCAGGGAGTTCATCGTCATCTCAGAATTTCTTCAACACAAGAAGACTTGTATGAAGAAGAATGTTGTACTTATCTTTGATGAAGAAGAAAATGTAATTGACAGTGAAGACAGCACCCAGAAACTTAATGGTCACATCAAACAGATCAAGACAGATCTAGACTCAAAAACTAATCCAAACGATGGAAGTAATTCTTCTGAAATTGAAAACGACAAGAACAAAGAAGTCACAGTTGGTTCCCAGGACGAACCGATGGACTGTACTAATCCTGATTTGGTGAAAGATAATCATGATAATACTAATGATAGCACAACAAGTCTACCTCTCACTAGTAGCTGTGTATCTCTCGAGAATCTAGAGAATACCCATGTTGCAGTGGCCCAGTTTCCTCCGCTAATACCGTTTCAATTGCCAACGTCCGGGGCACATCATCCACAGCATATAGGCTCACTGCAGGAGCAGTTGTATGCCCTACAGCAACAACAGCTACAACAACTACAGCTTATACAACATATGCAACATCAGCTGCAAACTCTATCACCTGTGGCCCCAGTGATGCATCCTCGATCAGTTATGACTGCAGTGACACTACCATTACCTCCTACACTGCATACAACTTTATCACCAACTACTATGGTTACCACTCCAAGTACACCACACAGCAGTGAAGGTAATCTTCAGCAAGCGCCAGTTCCtcagcagcaacagcagcatcatcatcatcatccacatcatcaacatcatcatcaacaacatcaacatcagCATCAACAACATCAGCatcctccaccaccaccaccatcacatcAACCACCACATACTGCATCACAACCAGCATTACCACCAGTTGTGACATCATCTCAACAGGTTGTATCACACCCACCTCCGTTGCAGTTGccgccaccgccaccaccaccaccacagccACCAAAGCAGCAGCAGCAGGCACAACAAGCACCACCACAATCATCACCAGcaccaataccaataccaaaACCACCAACAAGTCAACATCAGGCATTGTCAACATCACTAGCACCAACTTGTGTTCCACAGACAACACAACCCAGTCCAAGCATTCTACCACCTACCAATGCATTTCACTTACCTCAGCATCCGACACCGTTTGAAATCTTACAGCAAACGGCAGCTATAACATCACCCAATCCACTATTGCCACCAACCATTCCACATGCAACAGGACCTGCTTGTATGATACCAATGCATCGCAAGGGCAAACCACCAAATGTTGCTGTGTATGATCCAAAGATTCGTGATGAAGATCCGTTCTTCAAGCACAAGTGTCGTTTCTGTCATAAAGTGTTTGGAAGCGACAGTGCACTTCAAATCCATGTAAGATCTCATACAGGGGAGCGACCATTCAAATGCAACATCTGTGGAAATCGATTCTCCACCAAGGGTAACTTGAAAGTTCATTTCCAACGCCACAAGGCCAAGTACCCCCATGTTGAAATGGATGGTCGCCCACACCCACAGTCACCTGAGGCAAGAAAAACCTTCTCTTTTCCAGGTTATCACCTACCAATTCCTACTATTCCTAGCGATATTGCTAAACTGCCTGTATCTCTGCCAGAGCATGGAACATCTCCAGGTCTACCAGTAACTTCACCAAGCTTACCAAGCAATGCTGCTAACCCGTCAATGCCATCCCCATCAGATGGTGAGGGAATGTCATCACCAATGAACAACAACCTAATGGATGCCAAGCCTGAGGATAGACCAATGAtggaagaagaggaagaagaggaggaggaaATGCAGTCAGAATTTGAAAGTGATGAAAAAGTAATGAAGAAAGAAACCATGTCATCTGAAGATGATGAATCTGGTGCGGAAGAGAAAGCCGAGAATCCTAAAGAGCCGGATGATATGGATTCTATGACTACCTCAACTGGAACACCAACAAATCCTGATGAAAATCATCAACCTCATTGGACAAGTTCACCATCAAAATTACCTGGTGATACAAGGTCAACCACAACTGTGGTGTCTGCAGTTACCTTCCCACAGATGTCCATACCAAACATTCCAAAATCTGATTCAGTCCTACTTCCGAAGACAACCATTACCTCACCTTTCACATCAGTGTTGGATAACAGTATCAAGACATCTGAGACTTCCAAGCTACAGCAGCTGGTAGAGAATATCGAGCAGAAGTTATCAGATCCCAATATGTGTGTCATCTGCCATCGTATCCTGAGCTGTAAAAGTGCCCTTCAAATGCACTATCGTACACACACTGGAGAACGTCCATACAAATGCAGAGTATGTGGCCGTGCATTCACCACCAAGGGCAATTTGAAGACCCACTATGGAGTCCATCGTACCAAGCCACCGATGAGAACCTTCCACAAATGCCCAGTCTGCCACAAGCAGTTCACCAATGCTCTTGTGCTGCAACAACATATTCGTATGCACACAGGTGAAATTCCACACATGCCACCTGAAGCGTTCATCACAATGGAACCCTACCGATACGAGATGGATGATCCTCACATGATGATGGATGACAGTATGGAGTCTATGGAGGATGAAAATCCCACCGAAATGTCTGGAGAAGATAGAATTGAAAGGTCTTCCAACGTTGACACCATGAGTGAAAACTCCGAATCAATGATGAATGAAAATCCTGAAAGAGAAATAATTTCAGAGcatgaagaaaaagaaaagtcTTCGCTGATGGAAGAATCTAATGCATTTATGCCACCATTGTCGATTGGTAATGTATCACTTAATGCATTGGAAAACCAGGTACGCAGTATCGCCAGTGTTATCACCCGACCTGCATCCTCAAACATGAAGAGTGTTGACTCCATCGCCAATGCACTTCACCAGACAGCAACATCAGTGGTGTCCAGCTATGAAACAAAACGCATGAGTAGCCCACCTGCTAGTTACAGTGCAGAATCTCCAGCCATGACCAATTCCCCAAGCAGCAGTTTCAATATGGAACCAGCTACCTCAGAATCTGGCTCATTCAGTCCTGGGCTGAAGAACGGAGAATTGAGTGATACTCCTCTACAGATAGATGAATCTTACACTAATGAGAATGGTGCTCTGGATTTGAGTTCAAAACCAACAGAGAACTCTAATCCCAGTCCAATACCAGCCTCAACAGCAGTTACACATTCAGCACCTGTGTCACCTTATGGTGCTCCAGTCACCTCTCCATCAGACATGGTCAGACTACCAACATACACCAGACGTGGTCTATCTAATACTACCTGCAATGTATGTGGCAAAGTATTTGCCTGTGCCAGTGCTCTTGAGATCCACTACAGAAGCCACACCAAAGAAAGGCCCTTCCTATGCGACATCTGTGATAAGGGCTTCTCTACAAAGGGTAATCTGAAACAGCACATGCTCACTCACAAAATCCGTGACCTGCCATCACAGATATTTGATCAGAATAGCCCTGCTGCAGCCATCTACAATGCCGAGTTGTATGCTAGCACTAATGGAAATATACCAATGCCACAACATCTGCCACCACACTCGCCATTACCGCAAACAAATAACCATGAGCAACTTGTTGAGCAGGAGATTAACCACAATGATAATCGGCCTAGACCTCGTCATCAGTGTCATACGTGTGGCAAGCAGTTCCAGTCAGATAGTGCTTTGCAAATACACATCCGCACccatactggtgagaagccatTCAAGTGCAACATTTGCAGCAGAGCATTTACGACTAAAGGTAACTTGAAAGTGCACATGGGCACACACATGTGGAATGGTGGAACCACTCGTCGGGGCCGCCGCATGACCATCGAAAACCCAATGATAATGAGTCCCAAGGAAGCAGAAATCTTCAGGAATGATTTCCTCGGCAGACGACCACTTGATGGTACATTCTTCCAGTATCCAGCTATGACTAATGGCCTTCCACCTAAGCCAAATGAAATATCAGTGATCCAGAACCACACCCAAGGCATCCCACAGGCTCACATTACAGAGAGTGCCATGGCCGAGTACATGAAGAAAGAAAGCAGCATGGCGGAATTTATGAAGAAAGAAAATGCTCTTTATGATCTCAAGGTGGATGCTCCTGCCATCAAAGCTACAGAACCTGCTCGTCCATAATTTCAATTTAACTAATCTGAAATGAACTATGAATTTTCTTGCAATTCTAAAGCCTTGACTGTTAGGAGATAATATATCAAGAAGATGAACTCGAGAGAAATGGCACCTTTATCAAGAACAATTTGGGTGAAGACGAGAGATTTGTGAAGTACAATTCAAGCGCAGATGGTAATATCTTTACTAGATGACTTCATAGGGCAAAACTTCCTCTAATATATACCTcaatatttacttattttgCATCATTCTGTTAGAAACCCTGTCTTTTTGATGAATTAGATGATGAACTTCCTGATAATAATATATGGAAATGAGAGGACATTTGTTggaaaaatttaatatttctgtaGAAGCCTCTTACTATGTAGATAGAATGCAAAGTacttatgaaaatattgttgtgtaGTCAATTGAACTACTGTATACAGTATTTGTAAAGACCagatatgaaatgttttttatttggtTCCTTTAGAAATGGTGTGAAATTTATTGAAACTATTCCCAAGTGAATACATTGTGTTCCTCAGTGTATGGCTTGTTGCACCTTGatcaatattttgtaacatttggAAATTTTCAAAAGCAAGGAACTGTTCTTTGTCATTTTTTGGTGCTTGACAGTGAGAGAGTCAGTCAGTGTTTACATGTGATTTAGTCATACTGCtgaggtgaaaaagagtttttaaaaataatgtttattgttGAAAAAGATGTTGGTTTTTCTGAGgtaaaaaagtacattttgtaatcgTGGGCTGTCTTTGTACAATGTTGAACTTAAGAAAAAAGAACTTCCAAGTCTGGCCGACGCTTAATATGACAGACTGTTataaaaaagttaaaactgTAATTTATGTATGATGATATACCTTGTATCAAACAGAAGAGTGTAGTATTAGAGATGTTTAGAAAGCATCGGTGTAATCCAAATTGTACTTTTCAGTGTGCTTAACAAACTGTCGTATACTTAAACTTGTGGAATGAcagttattttgatttcaaatgttttccaTTGGATAGTAGTGACTTAAGTGTTGAATAGTCACTCCTGCGGACTTGTAATGGTACTGGTTggcaaatgtgatttttgtacCAACCTGAAACTGTGACATGGTGTACTTAATACAATATCTGTTTTTGTTGTGTATTTGTAAGTTGCTAGATTTAAGGCTGTACTGACTGCAGGTTTATCATCAAAATTGTCAGATGCTAGAAAATATAGTGCCAGTAGTATATTTTACACATCAAAGTCAAGAAAATTTACAAGCATGCATGTATCATTGAATTTAATTTCTTCAATGAAAAGCTTCAACAGTATAGTAATAGCCAACATTTGGaagtctgaaaaaaataataaaatatttgctgATTGTTGCTTTTGTGCTTCAAATTTTTAGTCATTTATGAACTTGCATTTGGTGACTCAAGTCTGTAAATTTTTCTGAAAGTTACAAATTTCAAGATTTTCAAAATTAGTGAAGCAAGCTGGCACAATTTTGATAATGATCGAAAAAAACTTGATCTGGAGTTGGTGGACCTCAAAGGATCGAGTGATCACATTGGTTCTATTGAATCACTTAATGTATGCGGTGGGGTTTAGAAGGGAAAAGGATTTTTTCCCCCCTATTCAGGGGCAGACGGTACGAAGAAAGTACTTTGTTTTGCGCCTGGAGACAGTACAGCTTTATTGTAGAATaactgttattgttgttttttttcattttctttgtaacTGCTTGTGTGAGTAAAACTTTGTGAGGGAGAAGGGGGAAATTAAGTTTTTAGAGAGTAAGCTTTGCATACTTCactctgatgatgatgatgacccATGAAGCTATTGTTTAATACATAGCTTTATGCTTCAATAACAAATGATTTGCTAACAAAAAATTTATGTCTGTGAATTTAGCTATAGATAGAGCCTAGGCTATCAATACAGTGCAGATAAAAACCATGAGATTAAAGAGAGAAAAATACTGACCTTTCCAAATAATTAGCATTACACGAATATCCACAAAAGATCTAGAAGAGATGCCGTAAAGTTTTGAACCTGTTTTGATGTTAGGATTCTTGTGATATTTTAAAACCTTACTTAATTTTATACTAATTTTATTCTATATGGTTTCTAGGTTATCATATTCAATAGATATTTGATTTAACAGGTCTCTTCTAGCTTTTGTTggatgaaataaaaaaacaaactgccagtcttttcaaaatttgacgATTTGCTGAAGTGCAACACCCTAAGCATCGACATTTTTTCCCAAATGAGGATAAAAATTACTAGGCTTCACTGTTGTGTCAAGTGAGTATTAAATTTCAATATCGTTGAGTAAAAAAAACTTGAGTATGAATCGTTTTAAGTATGCCAATATAAGATGAccattgtatattatatatctgTTAATTTGTACTTAGATGATATTTTGTTTCGGAAGCATGTGGAGTACAATATTGTCAATCTTGGAGATTCTGTTCCTACTGTAAAAGGAGCACATTTTGCAGAGACTGGATTTCTAGGAAATTCAATGGGCAGTGATTGTACCTCAGGGAAATATATAGGTGCCATTGCTTTCGCAGCCAAATTATCTCGATAGTCGTCTTCCGTTTTAACAGCAGTAACAAATTTATGCGCAATTTCTATTTAATTTAATCCAAtgagtacaaatttttttgCATATAGTTGCGGATTGCACGACTCACAGCGTCTTGTTTAGACACTGGTAAattgattttatataatttttcatGCCAACTTCTATATTTAAGAAATTCATTATTAACAtgattgtttttgaaatttggtcaCAGAAAAACTTGATTATGTTTAAAGGGTTTATGTTGCAATGGCCGGCCATGGTTCACACTTCTATCAGaaagaaatgttacattttaaaagGAAAACAGGATTCTTGACCATAGTCATCTGCATATATACCATGTATTTTTATATGCATATTTCAAGGTTAAAAATCTTGTTTTCAATGGTGCATCTATCTTGCACatcatttctttttaaattgttcaaattatgtattttggAATACTATCAAGAATACTTCATTTGCAAGGGGCACAAGGTTTCAGGAAAAACTGTACTACAACAGTTTTTGGAAGATTTCACCGATGttgacacagacacaaagaAAATATTGCTTCTTTATGATTCAGTTGTAATTTAACAATGTGGTGATATTAGAGAGATACCCCTAAAAATGAAGTATTCTTTGGTAGTGACATGACATCACAATAGACTGACTATGACACCCTACATTTCATATAACAGTATCTAATAGCAAGGGGAGCCAAAGTTTGTAATACTAGTGATCCATATCTGAAACTGTTAAGTGGCAATTTTCACCTTGATTGAACTTAACATTCTCACAGCGCAATGTACTTAAAAGTGTTGGGGTGTCATTTCCAGTTGGTTGATGTCAGAGCATTTGGGGAGTATATTCCTTCATGTCGCTTCAGAAGTGTAACATAACATTGATGCAGAGTTAATAATGCATTGTATCACATGCACAAGCCAAGAGAAGTATAACTACCTCTAGCAGAATAAACCCAGTGTATAAAACGATGACAAAACTGTGTATTTGTTGCCTTTTTTTAAGGCAAACTAATTTGAAAAAACTGCACACCTGTGCaaactgatgtatacttaataAATGTTGATAAGTTTTACTGTAATTGTGTGTCTAAGTCAAGTAATGAGGTtgtaacatacaaatgtacag
This portion of the Glandiceps talaboti chromosome 7, keGlaTala1.1, whole genome shotgun sequence genome encodes:
- the LOC144438279 gene encoding sal-like protein 1, yielding MSRRKQAKPQHLGSDQDTSTMLENGSRNEENNDTLQSEDSDDESIGDVHVCGRCRREFIVISEFLQHKKTCMKKNVVLIFDEEENVIDSEDSTQKLNGHIKQIKTDLDSKTNPNDGSNSSEIENDKNKEVTVGSQDEPMDCTNPDLVKDNHDNTNDSTTSLPLTSSCVSLENLENTHVAVAQFPPLIPFQLPTSGAHHPQHIGSLQEQLYALQQQQLQQLQLIQHMQHQLQTLSPVAPVMHPRSVMTAVTLPLPPTLHTTLSPTTMVTTPSTPHSSEGNLQQAPQQQQAQQAPPQSSPAPIPIPKPPTSQHQALSTSLAPTCVPQTTQPSPSILPPTNAFHLPQHPTPFEILQQTAAITSPNPLLPPTIPHATGPACMIPMHRKGKPPNVAVYDPKIRDEDPFFKHKCRFCHKVFGSDSALQIHVRSHTGERPFKCNICGNRFSTKGNLKVHFQRHKAKYPHVEMDGRPHPQSPEARKTFSFPGYHLPIPTIPSDIAKLPVSLPEHGTSPGLPVTSPSLPSNAANPSMPSPSDGEGMSSPMNNNLMDAKPEDRPMMEEEEEEEEEMQSEFESDEKVMKKETMSSEDDESGAEEKAENPKEPDDMDSMTTSTGTPTNPDENHQPHWTSSPSKLPGDTRSTTTVVSAVTFPQMSIPNIPKSDSVLLPKTTITSPFTSVLDNSIKTSETSKLQQLVENIEQKLSDPNMCVICHRILSCKSALQMHYRTHTGERPYKCRVCGRAFTTKGNLKTHYGVHRTKPPMRTFHKCPVCHKQFTNALVLQQHIRMHTGEIPHMPPEAFITMEPYRYEMDDPHMMMDDSMESMEDENPTEMSGEDRIERSSNVDTMSENSESMMNENPEREIISEHEEKEKSSLMEESNAFMPPLSIGNVSLNALENQVRSIASVITRPASSNMKSVDSIANALHQTATSVVSSYETKRMSSPPASYSAESPAMTNSPSSSFNMEPATSESGSFSPGLKNGELSDTPLQIDESYTNENGALDLSSKPTENSNPSPIPASTAVTHSAPVSPYGAPVTSPSDMVRLPTYTRRGLSNTTCNVCGKVFACASALEIHYRSHTKERPFLCDICDKGFSTKGNLKQHMLTHKIRDLPSQIFDQNSPAAAIYNAELYASTNGNIPMPQHLPPHSPLPQTNNHEQLVEQEINHNDNRPRPRHQCHTCGKQFQSDSALQIHIRTHTGEKPFKCNICSRAFTTKGNLKRHMRSHTGEKPFKCQLCSYASTDNYKLKRHMRVHTGEKPFKCPDCDMAFSQKSSLKEHRWKHSGNRPTHKCDFCDVTFGRIADMKAHIRKMHTPGDPLICKVCENGFSDRYSYMQHIKTHRGEKIYKCGQCGYSCPQKRHLLTHMRVHTGERPFTCKDCGESFKHKPTLIHHEKTKHDPNYQDDGSDGALQCDKCEKSFSRTSALKNHQKKHETILVATPETSEKRKAEESPEGYSSPRKMTRSQARVASAAAVSEGQVIHQIDPTTVSGIEGAVVDVQGIQGTVIGVDAEGGGLVIRVDSGAMGVVSTPDEEEQEEEHMETGEATAGEVQETEHIEQTDQQMVAQIEEQQAEASLDTAQQPHPIAAAIAASNVQVSQQVEQEGGEEETEEGEGGTIYLFVEEQ